A region of Polyangiaceae bacterium DNA encodes the following proteins:
- a CDS encoding Ig-like domain-containing protein, which yields MRTARSKRRLRPLFVALLLVAVACVPGGATMPVVSPSRTLSLGAGEGGRAEDGPFRVVFSGPEGEATIGAELSVVFSRPLRALDLAGNEAPPPIQLTPKIDGRWQWVGTRALVFVPASGRLPGATRIRVEVPASTRSVDGQSLGQAHRFALTTPPPRLVRSTPSSGARGMEPKTTLELRFNQPIDPDVLGRVSTLTATSGGKSRTLPFSVKRPDPQQPKRLLVTPGSPLPIHSQLAFSIGENLVGEEGPLPAGSSETVSFETYGPLAVERVTCNRDTPNAHCMAGSGLSLELTNAVKVKDLKRAVSLTPAAGVEWETWRDDDSETTYSSLSAKLRPGATYTLRVSGDLTDRYGQRMGKAYVEKIVVDDLWPTVEIGVSGDVVEPKLLRPLSVGSVNVKQYELVTAALAPPDLLALADVERLDQRFAAVGKIGGAKQRTVRPNTPVNVLAKELVDPAAVLPGAHRGPMAVGTRWVEREAKKGTRPEHERIGSDVRLLQVSDLAISAKLSRHGSLVWVTRLSDGAPVAGAKVELHRRGSPAKTYDADARGIALIPAADYQPNFYKDEPASRAVIVARSADDWAFRYASDQLDAWRFGVATDLSGEQKSYGMLFTERGIYRPGDGVHVKGIVRTEVPTGNTIPKSLPLELSLRSPDGEEVSRQKVGATRFGTFHASVKVPRTGALGSWQLRVEGLGEDRGISEYFEVAEYRPAEFKVGAESDRPAYVRGDRARWVARGDYLFGAPMGSAGVRYTISRSRTWFAPPGSEGFVTDGAEYFADAEDADRGASQLADKTGKLDPQGKIGTEVELKMPGQRGPELVTLDAEVTDVSRQSLGGSTSAVVHPGTFYVGLRQLDDYFVNAPGQVSAGVVAFSEKGDKLPGKKVTVELVRRKWTLARQDVGGGRYHSESKPVDSVAGSCSVLTAAAPVSCSLEVKEGGYYLLRARATDERKNPVEAAQGFFGIGAGGATWRDSDRMNVELSLNKKAYKVGDTARVLVKSPFPEAEALVTVERAGVYKSERKKLVGPTPTVEVPISDDLRPNAFVSVHLIRGRKKAPPADRGKPDVGAPVYRAGYAELVIDPEARRLKVEVRPREKELKPGAKAEVEVFVRDAAGKPKSAEVTLYAVDEGVLSLIGYKTPDPLPVFTASRPLQVATVESRDSLAKLGLDLGAVLGLEKGQEGGDGGGGRTARRDFRQSAYFNPTLTTDDKGFAKVAFQIPESLTTYRLMAVATSLDDRYGYGESRVVTSRRLMARPALPRFVRAGDQLEAGVVVSSKGFGPANVTVSARVDGLELGGESQRIVKLERDQSVEVRFPMLAKQAGRAKLRFDAKAEGEHDAVEVEREVQVPTVMEAVALYGETDKASGEQLGDLTAIRRDVGALDLSVSSSALVGLDAGVEQLIEYPYGCTEQLTSRLLPLLPLRELAKDYNFPLPKNVGAVVEKTVADILGRQRGDGGFGMWPDSPESSPWVSTYALWVLHQAKARGAAVPPRALEQARGYVRRYLEQAREDELWLASAAFVVDVLAEVGAPDTGYMSRLYESRKKMPLFGQALLLHALAVSKQKREMVDKLTNEIEGQLRIDANMAFANENLGDDYAVIMDSTARTSALVLRALVSVKSGHPLASKLARGLVAVRKGGAWRSTQEAAFALLALDQYRRSEEKVVPDYVAKIWLSGNELARTQMRGRSLAVADHRIPTGKLGAGGTLVFEKQGAGTLFYEARLKYARRTLPSAPLDRGFFVQKTLRKVTPDTLADAMRSVPDASLGKLGGGDLVMADVVIVTPSPRQFVVIDDPLPAGLEAVDANLANTAAWLRVPHSGEEEGSADCHDCDDEYADRVAHGSAFLDSWYRRELRDDRVLFFVDHMAAGMYHYRYLARATTLGKFVVPPTKAEEMYTPETFGRTAASLLEVR from the coding sequence ATGCGAACTGCTCGTTCCAAGCGGCGGCTGCGCCCGCTGTTCGTCGCGCTCTTGCTGGTGGCGGTCGCGTGCGTCCCCGGCGGGGCCACGATGCCCGTCGTCTCCCCCTCGCGCACGCTGTCGCTCGGCGCCGGCGAGGGCGGGCGCGCCGAAGATGGTCCGTTCCGGGTCGTGTTCTCCGGGCCCGAAGGCGAAGCCACCATCGGGGCGGAGCTCAGCGTGGTCTTCAGCCGACCGCTCCGGGCCCTCGACCTGGCGGGCAACGAGGCGCCGCCGCCCATTCAGCTCACGCCGAAGATCGACGGACGCTGGCAGTGGGTCGGCACCCGCGCGCTGGTGTTCGTGCCTGCCTCCGGGCGCTTGCCCGGCGCCACGCGGATCCGCGTGGAGGTCCCCGCGAGCACGCGCTCCGTGGACGGGCAGAGCTTGGGGCAAGCGCATCGCTTCGCGCTCACGACCCCTCCGCCGCGACTGGTGCGTTCGACGCCGTCGAGCGGCGCCCGCGGGATGGAGCCCAAGACGACGCTCGAGCTGCGCTTCAACCAGCCCATCGACCCCGACGTGCTCGGGCGGGTCAGCACGCTCACCGCGACCAGCGGCGGCAAGTCCCGCACGCTGCCCTTCAGTGTCAAGCGCCCGGACCCGCAGCAGCCCAAGCGCCTGCTGGTGACGCCCGGGAGCCCGCTGCCGATCCACTCGCAGCTCGCGTTCAGCATCGGCGAGAACCTGGTCGGAGAAGAAGGGCCGCTGCCCGCCGGGAGCTCCGAGACCGTCAGCTTCGAGACCTATGGGCCGCTGGCGGTGGAGCGCGTGACCTGCAACCGCGACACGCCGAACGCACACTGCATGGCCGGCTCGGGCCTGAGCCTGGAGCTGACGAACGCCGTGAAGGTCAAGGATCTGAAGCGCGCCGTGAGCTTGACCCCCGCGGCGGGGGTCGAATGGGAGACCTGGCGCGACGACGACTCCGAGACCACCTACTCGAGCCTCTCCGCCAAGCTGCGCCCCGGCGCGACCTACACGCTGCGCGTGAGCGGCGATCTGACCGATCGGTACGGCCAGCGCATGGGCAAGGCCTACGTCGAGAAGATCGTCGTCGACGACCTGTGGCCCACCGTCGAGATCGGCGTCTCCGGTGACGTGGTCGAGCCCAAGCTCCTCCGGCCCCTGAGCGTGGGCTCGGTGAACGTGAAGCAATACGAGCTGGTGACCGCCGCGCTCGCGCCTCCTGATCTCCTGGCGCTGGCGGACGTCGAGCGCCTCGACCAGCGTTTCGCCGCGGTCGGCAAGATCGGCGGCGCGAAGCAGCGCACGGTGCGGCCGAACACGCCGGTGAACGTGCTCGCCAAGGAGCTGGTGGATCCGGCCGCCGTGCTGCCGGGCGCGCACCGCGGGCCGATGGCCGTAGGCACCCGCTGGGTGGAGCGCGAGGCGAAGAAGGGCACGCGGCCCGAGCACGAGCGCATCGGCAGCGACGTGCGCCTGCTCCAGGTCAGCGATCTCGCCATCAGCGCCAAGCTCTCGCGGCACGGCTCGCTGGTCTGGGTGACGCGGCTCTCCGACGGCGCGCCGGTGGCCGGCGCCAAGGTGGAGCTCCACCGCCGCGGCAGCCCTGCGAAGACCTACGACGCCGACGCCCGCGGCATCGCGCTGATCCCCGCCGCCGACTACCAGCCGAACTTCTACAAGGACGAGCCGGCCTCGCGCGCCGTGATCGTGGCCAGGAGCGCGGACGACTGGGCGTTTCGTTACGCCTCGGACCAGCTGGATGCGTGGCGCTTCGGTGTGGCCACGGATCTGTCCGGCGAGCAGAAGAGCTACGGCATGCTGTTCACCGAGCGAGGGATCTATCGACCTGGCGACGGAGTCCACGTCAAGGGCATCGTGCGCACGGAGGTCCCGACTGGAAACACCATCCCGAAGAGCCTGCCGCTCGAGCTCTCACTGCGCTCTCCGGACGGCGAAGAGGTGTCGCGGCAGAAGGTCGGCGCGACCCGGTTCGGCACGTTCCACGCCAGCGTGAAGGTGCCGCGCACCGGCGCGCTCGGCAGCTGGCAGCTTCGCGTCGAAGGCTTGGGCGAGGACCGGGGCATCAGCGAGTACTTCGAGGTCGCGGAGTACCGGCCGGCGGAGTTCAAGGTCGGCGCGGAGAGCGACCGACCGGCCTACGTGCGTGGCGACCGCGCGCGCTGGGTCGCCCGCGGCGATTACCTGTTCGGGGCCCCGATGGGCAGCGCCGGCGTGCGCTACACCATCAGCCGCAGCCGCACGTGGTTCGCCCCGCCGGGCAGCGAGGGCTTCGTCACCGACGGCGCCGAGTACTTCGCCGACGCCGAGGACGCCGACCGCGGGGCCTCCCAGCTCGCGGACAAGACCGGCAAGCTCGACCCGCAAGGGAAGATCGGCACCGAGGTCGAGCTGAAGATGCCCGGTCAACGCGGGCCGGAGCTGGTCACGCTGGACGCCGAGGTCACCGACGTCTCGCGCCAGTCGCTCGGCGGCAGCACCAGCGCGGTGGTGCACCCGGGCACGTTCTACGTCGGCCTGCGCCAACTGGACGATTACTTCGTGAACGCGCCTGGCCAGGTCAGCGCCGGAGTGGTCGCCTTCTCGGAGAAGGGCGACAAGCTCCCGGGCAAGAAGGTCACGGTCGAGCTCGTGCGCCGCAAGTGGACGCTGGCGCGTCAGGACGTCGGGGGCGGTCGCTATCACTCCGAGTCGAAGCCCGTCGACAGCGTCGCGGGCAGCTGCTCGGTGCTGACGGCCGCGGCGCCAGTGAGCTGCTCCCTGGAGGTGAAGGAAGGGGGCTATTACCTCCTGCGCGCCCGCGCCACGGACGAGCGCAAGAACCCGGTCGAAGCGGCCCAGGGCTTCTTCGGCATCGGCGCCGGTGGCGCGACCTGGAGGGACAGCGACCGCATGAACGTCGAGCTGTCGCTGAACAAGAAGGCCTACAAGGTCGGTGACACTGCGCGCGTGCTGGTCAAGTCGCCCTTCCCCGAGGCCGAGGCGCTGGTCACCGTGGAACGGGCCGGCGTCTACAAGTCGGAGCGCAAGAAGCTGGTCGGTCCCACGCCCACGGTGGAGGTGCCGATCAGCGACGACCTCCGGCCCAACGCCTTCGTGAGCGTGCACCTGATCCGCGGCCGCAAGAAGGCGCCGCCCGCCGATCGCGGCAAGCCCGACGTGGGCGCGCCGGTGTACCGAGCCGGCTACGCCGAGCTGGTCATCGACCCGGAGGCGCGTCGCCTGAAGGTCGAGGTGCGTCCCCGCGAAAAGGAGCTCAAACCCGGCGCCAAGGCCGAGGTCGAGGTGTTCGTGCGCGACGCCGCCGGCAAGCCCAAGAGCGCCGAGGTGACCCTGTACGCCGTGGACGAGGGTGTGCTCAGCCTGATCGGCTACAAGACTCCGGATCCGCTGCCGGTGTTCACTGCGTCGCGCCCGCTGCAGGTCGCCACGGTCGAGTCCCGCGACTCGCTGGCCAAGCTCGGCCTGGATCTCGGCGCCGTGCTCGGGCTGGAGAAGGGCCAGGAGGGCGGCGACGGCGGCGGCGGACGCACGGCGCGCCGTGACTTCCGCCAGAGCGCCTACTTCAACCCGACCCTGACCACCGACGACAAGGGCTTCGCCAAGGTCGCCTTCCAGATCCCGGAGAGCCTGACCACCTACCGGCTGATGGCGGTGGCGACGAGCCTCGACGATCGCTACGGCTACGGCGAGTCGCGGGTGGTGACCAGCCGCCGCTTGATGGCGCGTCCGGCGCTGCCGCGCTTCGTGCGCGCCGGCGATCAGCTCGAGGCCGGCGTCGTGGTCAGCTCGAAGGGCTTCGGCCCCGCGAACGTGACGGTGAGCGCTCGGGTCGACGGGCTCGAGCTCGGCGGCGAGTCGCAGCGCATCGTGAAGCTCGAGCGCGATCAGTCGGTGGAGGTCCGCTTCCCGATGCTGGCGAAGCAGGCCGGTCGCGCGAAGCTCCGCTTCGACGCCAAGGCCGAGGGCGAGCACGACGCCGTCGAGGTCGAACGCGAGGTGCAGGTGCCGACGGTGATGGAGGCCGTGGCGCTGTACGGCGAGACGGACAAGGCCAGCGGTGAGCAGCTCGGCGATCTGACGGCGATCCGGCGCGACGTCGGCGCGTTGGACCTCTCGGTTTCGAGCAGCGCGCTGGTCGGTCTCGACGCCGGCGTGGAGCAGCTGATCGAGTACCCCTACGGCTGCACCGAGCAGCTGACCAGCCGGCTCTTGCCGCTGCTCCCGCTCAGGGAGCTGGCGAAGGACTACAACTTCCCGCTGCCCAAGAACGTCGGCGCGGTCGTCGAGAAGACCGTGGCCGACATCCTGGGGCGCCAGCGGGGCGACGGCGGCTTCGGCATGTGGCCCGACTCGCCGGAGAGCTCGCCTTGGGTAAGCACCTACGCGCTCTGGGTGCTCCACCAGGCCAAGGCCCGCGGCGCCGCCGTTCCGCCCCGGGCCCTCGAGCAGGCGCGGGGCTACGTCCGCCGCTACCTGGAGCAAGCGCGCGAGGACGAGCTCTGGCTGGCCAGCGCTGCCTTCGTCGTGGACGTTCTGGCGGAGGTCGGCGCGCCGGACACCGGCTACATGAGCCGGCTGTACGAGAGCCGCAAGAAGATGCCGCTGTTCGGTCAGGCGCTCTTGCTCCACGCGCTCGCCGTGTCGAAGCAGAAGCGCGAGATGGTCGACAAGCTGACGAACGAGATCGAAGGTCAGCTGCGCATCGACGCCAACATGGCGTTCGCGAACGAGAATCTGGGCGACGACTACGCCGTGATCATGGATTCGACGGCGCGCACCAGCGCGTTGGTGCTGCGCGCGCTGGTCTCCGTGAAGTCCGGACACCCGCTGGCGAGCAAGCTCGCCCGGGGTCTGGTCGCCGTGCGCAAGGGCGGAGCGTGGCGCAGCACGCAGGAAGCGGCGTTCGCGCTCCTGGCCCTGGACCAGTACCGCCGCTCCGAAGAGAAGGTGGTGCCGGACTACGTCGCCAAGATTTGGCTCAGCGGAAACGAGCTCGCGCGAACCCAGATGCGCGGGCGCTCTCTGGCGGTCGCCGACCACCGCATCCCGACCGGTAAGCTCGGCGCAGGCGGTACGCTGGTGTTCGAGAAGCAAGGCGCCGGCACGCTGTTCTACGAAGCACGGCTGAAATACGCACGTCGCACCTTGCCGTCGGCGCCCCTCGATCGCGGGTTCTTCGTTCAGAAGACGCTGCGCAAGGTCACGCCAGACACGCTGGCGGACGCGATGCGGAGCGTGCCCGACGCGAGCCTGGGCAAGCTCGGCGGCGGAGATCTGGTGATGGCGGACGTGGTGATCGTGACGCCCAGCCCACGGCAGTTCGTCGTGATCGACGACCCGCTGCCGGCAGGGCTCGAGGCAGTGGACGCCAACCTGGCCAACACCGCGGCCTGGCTCAGGGTTCCGCACTCCGGCGAGGAAGAGGGCTCGGCCGATTGCCACGACTGCGACGACGAGTACGCCGACCGCGTGGCCCACGGCAGCGCCTTCCTGGACAGCTGGTACCGGCGCGAGCTGCGCGACGATCGAGTGCTGTTCTTCGTCGATCACATGGCGGCGGGTATGTACCACTACCGCTACCTGGCTCGCGCCACGACGCTGGGGAAATTCGTGGTGCCGCCCACCAAGGCGGAGGAGATGTACACGCCGGAGACCTTCGGGCGCACGGCCGCGTCGCTCCTGGAGGTCAGGTGA
- the pbpC gene encoding penicillin-binding protein 1C gives MKRLWRSPWFRALSGVALAPVCTLLVAAFLAPLPAGLGEGASAAPNSVRFHDAHGRLLGEVRADGGGLSAPVTLDALPPQVPLALLAAEDARFYRHPGIDPIAMARALGQALWHRRIVSGASTITQQLVKNVTGRPRTLGGKLTEMAVALKVEAKLDKQRILQEYLSRVEFGPNVRGIEAASRLYFDKPAHKLSLAEAAALAALPRGPSLYDPRRGSERLERRRNRVLERMLDSGFASADAVERARAEPIVLHRGAAEGGAPHFVRALLSGALVPELSGQELSEIATTLDLALQREVVVLTRQTRERLAAVDASAASVLVVDNSSGDILAYVGSPDFADSRALGQNDGVRARRQPGSTLKPFVYAAGMDRLGLGVASLLPDVELHLATPEGDYSPRNYDGRYHGPVRLREALGNSYNVPAVWVAQEAGPARVLDLLRRVGFSSLDRSPEHYGAAIALGDGEVSLAELVNAYAALSRGGLVRPLRAVKRARLASGAEIALPPLPERRALPAESAALLGDVLSDPNARAAAFGRGSALELPFPVAVKTGTSKGYRDNWAVGYTRAVTVGVWVGNFDGRPMTGSSGVTGAAPLFRDVMLAAMRERQPEPLIDSSGLRQLEVCALSGDLPGADCPHRVRERFAPGREPRESCAMHVSVPIDPATGLRAGPGCSGSKLELFESYPDTYLGWARGAGRPLGPEGWSPRCPGAPDSGETRPPSIAYPFEGARFVHDPGVSPAAQGILLRARVPGGAARVRFVVDGKPVGSSAAPHSIFWPLHLGEHRVTVETPDGRMSKPVRFVVE, from the coding sequence GTGAAGCGCCTCTGGCGCTCGCCGTGGTTCAGGGCGCTCTCGGGCGTCGCGCTGGCGCCCGTCTGCACCCTCTTGGTCGCGGCCTTCCTCGCGCCGCTACCGGCGGGGCTCGGTGAGGGAGCGAGCGCCGCGCCGAACAGCGTGCGATTCCACGACGCCCACGGGCGCCTCCTCGGCGAGGTGCGCGCCGACGGGGGAGGCCTGTCCGCTCCGGTTACGCTCGACGCGCTGCCGCCGCAGGTGCCCCTGGCGCTCTTGGCGGCCGAGGACGCGCGCTTCTACCGGCATCCGGGCATCGATCCGATCGCGATGGCGCGGGCTCTGGGCCAGGCGCTCTGGCACCGGCGCATCGTGTCCGGCGCGAGCACCATCACGCAGCAGCTGGTCAAGAACGTGACCGGGCGACCGCGCACGCTGGGCGGGAAGCTCACCGAGATGGCTGTCGCGCTCAAGGTCGAGGCGAAGCTCGACAAGCAGCGCATCCTCCAAGAGTACCTCTCCAGGGTCGAGTTCGGCCCCAACGTGCGCGGCATCGAGGCGGCGAGCCGACTCTACTTCGACAAGCCGGCGCACAAGCTCAGCCTCGCCGAGGCGGCCGCCCTGGCTGCGCTGCCGCGTGGTCCGAGCCTGTACGACCCGCGACGCGGTAGCGAGCGCCTCGAGCGCCGCCGCAACCGCGTGCTCGAGCGCATGCTCGACAGCGGCTTCGCGTCGGCGGACGCGGTCGAGCGCGCGCGCGCCGAGCCCATCGTGCTGCACCGGGGCGCGGCCGAGGGCGGGGCCCCGCACTTCGTGCGGGCGCTGCTCTCGGGGGCGCTCGTGCCGGAGCTGTCGGGGCAGGAGCTCTCCGAGATCGCGACGACGCTCGACCTCGCCCTGCAACGCGAGGTCGTCGTGCTCACGCGCCAGACCCGCGAGCGTCTCGCGGCCGTCGACGCCTCAGCCGCGTCGGTGCTGGTCGTCGACAACTCGAGCGGCGACATCTTGGCCTACGTGGGCTCCCCGGACTTCGCCGACAGCCGGGCCCTGGGGCAGAACGACGGCGTGCGCGCGCGGCGCCAGCCGGGCTCGACGCTGAAGCCGTTCGTCTACGCCGCGGGCATGGACCGACTGGGCCTCGGCGTCGCGAGCCTTCTGCCCGACGTGGAGCTGCACCTGGCCACGCCGGAAGGCGACTACTCGCCCAGGAACTACGACGGCCGCTACCACGGACCGGTGCGCTTGCGCGAAGCCCTGGGCAACTCGTACAACGTGCCCGCGGTCTGGGTCGCCCAGGAGGCGGGGCCGGCCCGGGTCCTCGACCTGCTCCGGCGCGTCGGCTTCTCCTCCCTCGATCGCTCGCCAGAGCACTACGGCGCCGCCATCGCGCTCGGCGACGGCGAGGTCAGCCTGGCGGAGCTGGTGAACGCCTACGCGGCGCTCTCGCGCGGCGGGCTGGTCCGTCCGCTCAGAGCGGTGAAGCGAGCGCGACTGGCCAGCGGCGCCGAGATCGCGCTGCCGCCGCTCCCGGAGCGACGCGCGCTGCCCGCCGAGAGCGCGGCGCTGCTCGGGGACGTGCTCTCGGATCCGAACGCCCGAGCAGCGGCGTTCGGGCGAGGAAGCGCGCTCGAGCTCCCGTTCCCCGTGGCCGTGAAGACCGGGACCTCCAAGGGCTATCGTGACAACTGGGCGGTCGGCTACACCCGCGCGGTGACGGTGGGCGTCTGGGTAGGGAACTTCGACGGGCGGCCGATGACCGGGTCGAGCGGCGTCACCGGCGCGGCGCCGCTGTTCCGGGACGTGATGCTGGCGGCCATGCGCGAGCGTCAGCCCGAGCCGCTGATCGACTCGAGCGGGCTCCGCCAGCTGGAGGTGTGCGCGCTCTCCGGCGACCTGCCCGGCGCGGATTGCCCGCACCGAGTGCGCGAGCGGTTCGCTCCGGGGCGCGAGCCACGGGAGAGCTGCGCGATGCACGTCTCCGTCCCCATCGACCCAGCCACGGGGTTGCGCGCCGGGCCCGGCTGCAGCGGCTCGAAGCTCGAGCTCTTCGAGAGCTACCCCGACACCTACCTCGGCTGGGCGAGGGGAGCGGGACGACCGCTCGGGCCGGAGGGCTGGTCACCTCGCTGCCCAGGCGCGCCGGACTCGGGCGAGACCCGCCCGCCCAGCATCGCCTACCCGTTCGAGGGCGCGCGCTTCGTGCACGACCCCGGGGTCTCGCCTGCTGCACAAGGCATCCTGCTTCGAGCTCGCGTCCCCGGTGGCGCTGCGCGCGTGCGCTTCGTGGTGGACGGCAAGCCGGTGGGCTCGAGCGCCGCGCCCCACTCGATCTTCTGGCCGCTCCACCTGGGCGAGCACCGCGTGACGGTCGAGACGCCGGACGGGCGGATGAGCAAGCCCGTGCGGTTCGTGGTGGAGTGA